The Stigmatopora argus isolate UIUO_Sarg chromosome 23, RoL_Sarg_1.0, whole genome shotgun sequence genome contains a region encoding:
- the slc13a4 gene encoding solute carrier family 13 member 4 isoform X1: MRLEAAARMDLFRKLWRARNLIVVIFIPLSLLPLPLVYPTSEACCAYVLIVTAVYWVSEAVPLGAAALVPAFLYPLFGVLKSSEVAAEYSKDTTLLLMGVICLAASIEKWNLHKRIALRMVMIAGAKPGMLVLGFMCCTVFLSMWLSNTSTTAMVMPIAEAVLQQLICTGMADNLEPDAAEDDSDKEENLDKNQLALLYRNDSNNGQKQELSTLSEAQTREAQDTGVNANTNQACIMHTNGHLPQVAIEIPNVKRVKARRDSQYPTKRDHMICKCLTLSITYAATIGGLITITGTSTNLIFAEQFNTRYPGAKVINFGTWFIFSFPIALIMLVLTWLWLHFLFLGCNFRETCSLSKKRKTKREMMSEKRIHEEYEKLGPISYPEVVTGVFFILMTLLWFTREPGFVPGWTSLFEKKGYRTDATVSVLLGFLLFLIPARRPFSPSSSHKDSASDPLAPMITWKDFQRLMPWEIVILVGGGYALAAGCKVSGLSVWIGRQLEPMSGLPPWAVTLLACLLVSAVTEFASNPATLTVFLPILSALVRPGAISRKEPRDSFLTLSALPSQSETLQINPLHTLIPSTMCVSFGVMLPVGNPPNAIVFSYGHLQIGDMVKAGFGVNLIGVAVVMLAITTWGVPLFNLTEFPGWAVAVNSTGSL, from the exons ATGAGGCTGGAGGCCGCAGCCAGAATGGATCTTTTTAGGAAGCTATGGAGGGCCAGGAATCTGATCGTGGTGATTTTCATCCCGCTATCCCTCTTGCCACTTCCTCTCGTCTACCCCACCAGC GAGGCATGTTGCGCATACGTGCTAATCGTGACAGCCGTCTACTGGGTGTCCGAGGCTGTCCCCTTGGGTGCGGCCGCCCTGGTCCCCGCCTTCCTTTACCCGCTTTTTGGGGTACTCAAGTCAAGTGAG GTGGCGGCCGAGTATTCCAAAGACACCACGCTGCTGCTGATGGGAGTCATCTGCCTGGCCGCCTCCATCGAAAAGTGGAACCTTCACAAGCGCATCGCCCTGCGCATGGTGATGATCGCCGGGGCCAAACCCGGCAT GTTGGTGCTGGGCTTCATGTGTTGCACCGTATTTCTGTCCATGTGGCTCAGCAACACGTCCACCACAGCTATGGTGATGCCCATTGCTGAGGCCGTGCTGCAGCAACTCATCTGCACCGGCATGGCCGACAACCTGGAGCCCGACGCCGCGGAGGACGACAGCG ATAAAGAAGAAAATCTGGACAAGAACCAACTGGCGCTGCTCTACCGTAATGACAG cAATAATGGTCAAAAACAGGAACTTTCAACGCTGAGTGag GCACAAACCAGAGAAGCCCAAGACACGGGGGTGAATGCAAATACCAACCAAGCTTGCATCATGCATACAAATGGGCATTTACCTCAA GTGGCCATCGAAATCCCGAACGTGAAACGTGTCAAGGCCCGGCGAGACTCGCAGTATCCCACCAAACGGGATCACATGATCTGTAAATGTCTAACCCTTAGCATCACCTACGCCGCAACAATCGGCGGGCTCATCACCATCACCGGCACCTCCACCAACTTGATATTCGCCGAGCAGTTTAACAC GCGCTACCCAGGCGCCAAAGTTATCAACTTTGGGACGTGGTTCATCTTCAGTTTCCCTATCGCCCTCATCATGCTGGTTCTCACGTGGTTGTGGCTGCACTTCCTGTTCTTGGGCTGCAa CTTCAGGGAAACGTGCTCGCTGAGCAAGAAACGCAAGACCAAGAGGGAGATGATGTCTGAGAAGAGAATCCATGAGGAATATGAGAAACTGGGGCCTATCAG CTACCCCGAGGTTGTCACTGGCGTTTTCTTCATCCTCATGACTCTTCTGTGGTTCACTAGAGAACCCGGTTTTGTCCCTGGTTGGACGTCGCTTTTTGAGAA AAAAGGTTATCGGACCGATGCAACGGTGTCCGTACTTTTGGGTTTTTTGCTCTTCCTCATTCCTGCCAGACGACCTTTTTCGCCTTCTTCCAGCCACAAAGATTCAG CGTCTGACCCACTGGCTCCCATGATCACCTGGAAGGACTTCCAGCGGCTCATGCCGTGGGAAATCGTCATCCTGGTCGGTGGAGGTTACGCTTTGGCGGCCGGTTGCAAG GTGTCGGGCCTGTCCGTGTGGATCGGGCGGCAGCTGGAGCCCATGAGCGGCCTCCCGCCTTGGGCCGTCACGCTGCTGGCCTGCCTGCTGGTATCGGCGGTCACCGAGTTTGCCTCCAACCCGGCCACGCTGACCGTCTTCCTACCCATCCTCTCCGCGCTGGTACGTCCCGGCGCCATATCCCGAAAGGAGCCGAGAGATTCCTTCCTGACTTTGTCCGCCCTCCCTTCTCAGTCTGAGACCTTGCAAATCAACCCGCTCCACACTTTAATCCCCTCCACAATGTGCGTGTCATTCGGGGTCATGCTTCCAGTGGGGAACCCCCCCAACGCTATCGTATTCAGCTACGGACACCTGCAGATCGGCGACATG GTGAAAGCAGGTTTCGGGGTGAACCTGATTGGCGTGGCCGTGGTGATGTTGGCCATCACCACGTGGGGGGTTCCTCTCTTTAATTTGACGGAGTTCCCCGGATGGGCGGTGGCCGTAAATTCTACCGGCAGCTTATAG
- the coa6 gene encoding cytochrome c oxidase assembly factor 6 homolog: MAAPNASERKACWDARDLLWKCLDDNNDNAASCQNFQKDFEAKCPLQWVKYFSKRRDYLKYKEKMQTEGFTPSEGPRQPS; this comes from the exons ATGGCAGCTCCAAATGCATCTGAACGAAAGGCTTGCTGGGATGCCAGAGATTTACTTTGGAAATGTTTGGATGACAACAACGACAATGCTGCCTCGTGCCAGAACTTCCAAAAAGATTTTGAGGCAAAATGCCCCTTGCAGTGG GTCAAGTATTTCAGCAAAAGGAGAGACTACTTGAAATATAAAGAGAAGATGCAAACCGAGGGATTCACTCCTTCCGAAGGCCCCCGGCAGCCCTCCTAA
- the slc13a4 gene encoding solute carrier family 13 member 4 isoform X2, producing MRLEAAARMDLFRKLWRARNLIVVIFIPLSLLPLPLVYPTSEACCAYVLIVTAVYWVSEAVPLGAAALVPAFLYPLFGVLKSSEVAAEYSKDTTLLLMGVICLAASIEKWNLHKRIALRMVMIAGAKPGMLVLGFMCCTVFLSMWLSNTSTTAMVMPIAEAVLQQLICTGMADNLEPDAAEDDSDKEENLDKNQLALLYRNDSNNGQKQELSTLSEAQTREAQDTGVNANTNQACIMHTNGHLPQVAIEIPNVKRVKARRDSQYPTKRDHMICKCLTLSITYAATIGGLITITGTSTNLIFAEQFNTRYPGAKVINFGTWFIFSFPIALIMLVLTWLWLHFLFLGCNFRETCSLSKKRKTKREMMSEKRIHEEYEKLGPISYPEVVTGVFFILMTLLWFTREPGFVPGWTSLFEKKGYRTDATVSVLLGFLLFLIPARRPFSPSSSHKDSASDPLAPMITWKDFQRLMPWEIVILVGGGYALAAGCKVSGLSVWIGRQLEPMSGLPPWAVTLLACLLVSAVTEFASNPATLTVFLPILSALSETLQINPLHTLIPSTMCVSFGVMLPVGNPPNAIVFSYGHLQIGDMVKAGFGVNLIGVAVVMLAITTWGVPLFNLTEFPGWAVAVNSTGSL from the exons ATGAGGCTGGAGGCCGCAGCCAGAATGGATCTTTTTAGGAAGCTATGGAGGGCCAGGAATCTGATCGTGGTGATTTTCATCCCGCTATCCCTCTTGCCACTTCCTCTCGTCTACCCCACCAGC GAGGCATGTTGCGCATACGTGCTAATCGTGACAGCCGTCTACTGGGTGTCCGAGGCTGTCCCCTTGGGTGCGGCCGCCCTGGTCCCCGCCTTCCTTTACCCGCTTTTTGGGGTACTCAAGTCAAGTGAG GTGGCGGCCGAGTATTCCAAAGACACCACGCTGCTGCTGATGGGAGTCATCTGCCTGGCCGCCTCCATCGAAAAGTGGAACCTTCACAAGCGCATCGCCCTGCGCATGGTGATGATCGCCGGGGCCAAACCCGGCAT GTTGGTGCTGGGCTTCATGTGTTGCACCGTATTTCTGTCCATGTGGCTCAGCAACACGTCCACCACAGCTATGGTGATGCCCATTGCTGAGGCCGTGCTGCAGCAACTCATCTGCACCGGCATGGCCGACAACCTGGAGCCCGACGCCGCGGAGGACGACAGCG ATAAAGAAGAAAATCTGGACAAGAACCAACTGGCGCTGCTCTACCGTAATGACAG cAATAATGGTCAAAAACAGGAACTTTCAACGCTGAGTGag GCACAAACCAGAGAAGCCCAAGACACGGGGGTGAATGCAAATACCAACCAAGCTTGCATCATGCATACAAATGGGCATTTACCTCAA GTGGCCATCGAAATCCCGAACGTGAAACGTGTCAAGGCCCGGCGAGACTCGCAGTATCCCACCAAACGGGATCACATGATCTGTAAATGTCTAACCCTTAGCATCACCTACGCCGCAACAATCGGCGGGCTCATCACCATCACCGGCACCTCCACCAACTTGATATTCGCCGAGCAGTTTAACAC GCGCTACCCAGGCGCCAAAGTTATCAACTTTGGGACGTGGTTCATCTTCAGTTTCCCTATCGCCCTCATCATGCTGGTTCTCACGTGGTTGTGGCTGCACTTCCTGTTCTTGGGCTGCAa CTTCAGGGAAACGTGCTCGCTGAGCAAGAAACGCAAGACCAAGAGGGAGATGATGTCTGAGAAGAGAATCCATGAGGAATATGAGAAACTGGGGCCTATCAG CTACCCCGAGGTTGTCACTGGCGTTTTCTTCATCCTCATGACTCTTCTGTGGTTCACTAGAGAACCCGGTTTTGTCCCTGGTTGGACGTCGCTTTTTGAGAA AAAAGGTTATCGGACCGATGCAACGGTGTCCGTACTTTTGGGTTTTTTGCTCTTCCTCATTCCTGCCAGACGACCTTTTTCGCCTTCTTCCAGCCACAAAGATTCAG CGTCTGACCCACTGGCTCCCATGATCACCTGGAAGGACTTCCAGCGGCTCATGCCGTGGGAAATCGTCATCCTGGTCGGTGGAGGTTACGCTTTGGCGGCCGGTTGCAAG GTGTCGGGCCTGTCCGTGTGGATCGGGCGGCAGCTGGAGCCCATGAGCGGCCTCCCGCCTTGGGCCGTCACGCTGCTGGCCTGCCTGCTGGTATCGGCGGTCACCGAGTTTGCCTCCAACCCGGCCACGCTGACCGTCTTCCTACCCATCCTCTCCGCGCTG TCTGAGACCTTGCAAATCAACCCGCTCCACACTTTAATCCCCTCCACAATGTGCGTGTCATTCGGGGTCATGCTTCCAGTGGGGAACCCCCCCAACGCTATCGTATTCAGCTACGGACACCTGCAGATCGGCGACATG GTGAAAGCAGGTTTCGGGGTGAACCTGATTGGCGTGGCCGTGGTGATGTTGGCCATCACCACGTGGGGGGTTCCTCTCTTTAATTTGACGGAGTTCCCCGGATGGGCGGTGGCCGTAAATTCTACCGGCAGCTTATAG